A single genomic interval of Odontesthes bonariensis isolate fOdoBon6 chromosome 3, fOdoBon6.hap1, whole genome shotgun sequence harbors:
- the LOC142377905 gene encoding uncharacterized protein LOC142377905 has protein sequence MAASSAQRSNGPSKMLALALLLIATLLNGVMAQDDEVTTTAPSYPQADDVIRGDMGPQMTHSPRKTNETDDLQGQILVLPTVNPQDLTEQPTAATATEEAKESDNSGPAAQEDPAVEGTSSTDKVQTERTVVNPDTPAPIPPRGDGPVIIPKPMPQGDVVCVSKEVVEGKNAVSLKLKASSSCKETQMKITSVVEDLCGEDCKLEIYQEDNTDEILVSGKYVEDDVAGMVNKFNNDNIKDKTDVEQAVPRWGKNSKLVLVSLLLTGLLLAALLVAGYYLKTHRKNSKGVRLAESFQVDEENQANTLVSVAPLPQEPLDKPTINGESPPENGTNSTPTTNGHSATQTPVADTEM, from the exons GAGTCATGGCACAGGATGATGAAGTGACCACAACCGCACCGTCATATCCCCAAGCAGATGATGTCATACGCGGAGATATGGGTCCACAGATGACCCACTCACCAAGAAAGACGAATG AGACAGATGATCTACAAGGTCAAATCCTGGTTTTGCCTACTGTGAACCCTCAAGATCTCACTGAACAACCAACAGCAGCTACAGCTACAGAGGAGGCAAAAGAAAGTGACAACAGTGGTCCAGCAGCTCAAGAGGACCCAGCAGTTGAAGGAACTAGCTCGACAGATAAGGTACAGACTGAAAGGACTGTTGTGAACCCAGACACGCCAGCACCTATTCCTCCCAGAGGTGATGGCCCAGTCATCATACCAAAG CCAATGCCACAGGGTGATGTCGTCTGTGTGAGCAAAGAGGTTGTGGAAGGAAAAAATGCTGTCAGTCTGAAACTCAAGGCATCCTCCAGCTGT aaagaaacacaaatgaAAATTACAAGTGTTGTAGAGGACTTGTGTGGTGAAGACTGTAAACTGGAGATCTATCAGGAAGACAACACAGACGAAATCCTTGTGTCTGGGAAGTACGTTGAAG ATGATGTTGCAGGCATGGTAAATAAGTTCAACAATGACAACATAAAGGATAAG aCTGATGTTGAGCAGGCTGTTCCTCGCTGGGGAAAAAACTCAAAGCTGGTGCTGGTTTCGTTGTTGCTGACTGGCTTGTTGCTGGCGGCACTGCTGGTAGCCGGTTATTACCTCAAGACACATCGCAAGAACTCCAAAGGAGTCAGACTG GCTGAGTCATTCCAGGTGGATGAAGAGAACCAAGCCAACACCCTGGTGTCTGTGGCCCCCCTGCCCCAGGAGCCCCTTGACAAGCCCACCATCAACGGAGAGTCTCCACCAGAAAATGGGACCAACTCCACCCCAACCACTAATGGACACTCTGCCACCCAGACCCCAGTGGCTGACACGGAGATGTGA